In Astyanax mexicanus isolate ESR-SI-001 chromosome 24, AstMex3_surface, whole genome shotgun sequence, the genomic stretch CttctcaaaccaagctgagctaaTCATTCCATCATATCTGTGGACAGGACAGAACCTGCCTGAAGCTTTCATTAGTTGTTGATGGAAGCAGAACGTTTCTATTGATTTATGAGAAGAGGGTGGTTCCTCATGAATCAGAACCTCATCCAAAGTATGACAGTCGGATATTGGGCAATGAAACGGGCACGGTGCGAACGGTGTGAACTCTAATTGGTCTGTTGTCAGCGCTAGTAGGGAGCAgcaattgctgttttttttttttttttgttgcatcatttaaatagccaCATTTTTAATTAGCGTGTTACCTATATATAAAATGAATGATTTCATATTACTGattaatataataacaataaatatattttacatggagtcaaaataaataaattaataataaaaaaataactgaatatcATTgagaaatgtgaaactcatattatatagatgtattacacacacagtgatctattttaagtgattatctcttttattgttgaagattatggcttacaaacataaatgattaaaattcagtgtcttagaaaatgccaattcctgctgaaaaatgaaatccgcatctccataaaagttgtcataacacatgataaaacacagtggatcaacaccagcagatgacagacatgactctccaaaccatcactgattggtggaaacttcacaccttcagacctcaagcagtttggactgtgcgtctctccactcttcctccagactctgctcccttgatgtACAAATTAActgtcagtgatggtttggagagtcatgtctgtcatctgctggtgttgatccactgtgttctatccaAATTccaaggtcagtgcagtgttttcccggaaaatcttacagcacttcatgcttccctctgctgacaacttttatggaggtgcagatttccttttccagcaggacttggcacactgcccacagttggtcttttataatattctaattttctaagacactgatttttggattttcattggctgtaaaacaatcaacaataaaagaaataaaggcttaaaaaagatcactctgtgtgtaacgtTTTAGTGATGTTCTAACTGCATAAAGAACAACTATGGCAGCTTTATTTACCTCTTCTGTCGCTCTGTTTCTTCTGTAATGACCTGTCGTGGTTGCTGGGGAAGATGGGCTGGGGGTCTCTCCGGACCCCGTTGGGTGTGCCATTGCAGTGTGTGTCTCCTGTCCTGTGGCTGGTGAAGGTTGAGGGAGGCGGAGACTGCTGGTACTCTGAACCTGAAGGGGGCGCTATTCCGTGGGGGAGGTAGTCTGATGGCTTGGAGTAGGTAGAGCTGTTTTCCATGCAGTCTGTGCAGAGCACCGGAACGTCGAAGCCTCCTGGGGAAAAACGGAAAGAGATATAGCAAAATATATAAGAAAGACTgcttttaaatgtactgtatgtacatttAATTGTTTGCATTTCATAAGCATATGCTGCACTTTTGTGGAAGACACTTGTTACATTcatttgttacactattattttatacaaaatcaaatAAAGTCTTTAAGTAACGGTTTATGaaatagattttagatttttttttttctactgaacgTATACAATTAATATTTTTGCTTGTATTACTGACTGATATAAACTtgtgataaatatattttaaagtattttctcTCATCTTTTCTGCTGTCCTATATTGTACATGTAGTCAAAATTAATTAATGTCAAAAATAGTATACAAAAAAGTTGCAATAAATAGTATAGCAAATAAATAACAGAAGAAACCATTATTTAGATttaattgtttgcagtttatatgctgcCCTTTTGTGGAagaattttgttacattatttttgttacgctttttcttttattttatacaaaatcaaagAGAGTCTTGCTAAGTTACTGTTAATAGAATTTACAAACGTTTATAGACTTTTTGCTTTCCCATTATCTACTGAATGTATAAAACTtggaatttatttaaattaattttgagAATATATTACTGCGATAAAAATATTTGTCATATTGGaaagtcattatttttatattatattttggccATATCGCCTACCTATGGACTGTAGTTTACTTACCATTACTGTCTCTGTATCCAGAGGGCTGGGAGCCCCCGCTGGACTCCACTCGTATACATATGTCCTGCCTCTCTGAGAGTGTCCCCTGCGAGGACAGGTAGCTTGGCACGTCAGGAGGGACAATCGTCTCGTCTGGAGGAAGAAAGATTAAACAAAGAATGATGAAAAGGCAAATGTAAGCAAACAACAAATTAACAACCAATCAGTGTTTGAGGCTCCAGCACGCACCAGTGTTAACGCTGCACTCCTCGCTCTTCCTCCTCGTCTGGTAGATGATGCACACCCACACCAGCGACGTCACGACGATGCTGGTGACCACAGCGATCACAATGATGCCCACCGTGACGGTGCTCGGGCCGGACTGCAGGGTGCAGGGGCCGCTGGGTCTCTGGTACACGCTGAGACTGCAGTGCGCACGCTCTGTGCCCAGAGGGTTCGACATGACGCAGGTGTAGCGCCCGGCGTCCTCCAGGGCGGCGCTGCCGATCACCAGCAGCTGGTTGCCGGGGGTGAAGTGGTGGCGATCACTCGGGCGCAAGGGTTTCTCCCCTCGGAGCCAAGTGATGCGGGGTGGAGGATTCCCCAGAGCTTTACACTGCAGCGCCACCGTCTCTCCCACAACCACGCTGCGGTTCTCCATGCCCTGCGCCAGGTGTGGCGTCTCTGCGGACCATAAGGAAGTGAACTTTAAAAACGTTTGGTCTCAAAGGTGCAGTAAAACAAAAACCTTTTTCCTGGTTTATGAcgtacagtattttttgcacttttttaaataagtgtctattttctggtctattttcctggattataaggcacatcatgcaacactagtaaggaacagcggtGTACTGTAattcttttacagtttttttttcaaagtcaaaagagcgctggatgttaatctacacagatttctcttctgaaaacagtttatttgggtgagtaaagtgcttctctttatttacagtaagcatagatgtCCAGATTTCAActgaggctgggtgcagcagcattaacagtAACGACTAACTGCAGGTAGCCTTAATAAATGCTGTccaacagctctacactgaggaaccctgagtgttttccgGTAAGCTAGGGCGACATTAGCTAGCCTTTCGTCCCACATAacttattttaacacggtaaacacataggaacagtccaatatactagagctagtgcttagcggctaatgctaatgctccagctggggttagcaacaggctgaAGACCGTTTATACTCACTGCTGGATGGTCGAAATAGCTAGCGCTTAAActgttgttaaattctgtgaattctgtgaaactgacaccaataaatccagaacttatttataaatatttaatcttCTTCAGTAACAGAGGCTTTGAAGTATTGTAGAAAATAttcttgcaatatattgagtatcgcaggATTACAGTATCATGATTATATCTTTTCACTAGGTGCTCTAGAGTTCCATCCTATTGTTTGCCACATTTTTATAGATAAATGGTTTTCTCACAaaatattttcctttattttgttcccatagaaatgaattgTGGGTGTTTTTGTACCCTTCAGATTACAATTGACCATTGACATGgggcaccacagcaaccaattgGCAATACCCTACTGACAACACACTAGTGGCATCCATCTAGTGTCCACTAATTAATAAGTAACTCTTAAAACAATTTGCTCCTTAAATCAAACTTAAATCAGCTTATCCCTCTGGCACATGTCTGGTATATAATATTTGCTTcgtattttatgtttttagttatttaatattTGTCATTAATAAACAACTGTATAAATGTTGCTGAGCAATCACATTCGGCGGTGTTGAGGCAGCAGGTGGAAATGCTCAGGGCTGAGGTTGGTTTTAAGCCGTACATGCAACGTATAAACATTGCTGGGGTTAAAAAAAATTCCCTGTGTTCAGCCTTCAAGGGAAAAAATGAGCCGGAGCAGATAAGTGGGGGGAAAAGCTGAAAATCTCACTTCCTGTGCGTCTATTATTCCTGCAGGTGGCTGAATAAAGCGGCTGTTCTGCAGCTGAGCTCCGGCCTGAGAAAAGCTCTCATATCCCAGTGATTAAGCCCCCATAGCCTCTCAGTGACCCCCTCACTGACCTCTCACCTCTGGCCCCAAACACAGGGCCACAGCTGCACCAAacagaaaatatagaaaaacattCCTCCGTCTTGTGGGTGTTGCACAAATCCCTGCAGCTTTAGATGCTCTCTCTCTTCACTAAACccaatggagctccatcattccctCTCAATAACTGATCAGATACTGTTGATTATGGTTCTGGTCTGCCTGAAGGTAGATCCAGATGAGGTACAGGGACAGCAGATATAACAGAGGCCCAAACTAAtcaactacactgacatgccaaaagtcatgggacataatactTCTTCTTCTAGAACTTCAAAACCCAGAACATCAATAAATCCCGAAAGCTGTAGATTCTATaagctctatatcataaaatctgtaGATTCTATAAGCTTTATATTATAAAACCTAAAAAATTCTAGGAGCTCTATGTTTCAAAGGTTGTATATTTTAGAAGCTCTGTATTCTCAAAACTATATTTCAAATACTCTAGATCCTAGAtcgatatatatttaaaaatctataCATTTTAGAAGCTCTATATTCCAAAAGCTGTAGATTTTAGAAGCTCTATATTGTAAAAGCCTTAGATTCTAGAAGCTTTTTGGCAAGCCCTGTATATTCTAAAAACTCTATACTTGAAAATCTGTAGATTCCACAAGCTCTATAATCCAAATGGTGTAGATCCTAGAAGCTCTATATTGCCAAATCTGtagattttaaaaggtttaaattgCCAAATCTGTAGATTTTAGAAGCTCTATATGGCCAAATCTGCAGATTTTAGAAGCTCTATATTGCCAAATCTGTAGATTGTAAAAGCTCTATATTGCCAAATCTATAGATTCTAGAAGCTCTTTATTGCAGAAGCTGTAGATTTCAGAAGCTCTGCTTTTCAAAAGCTGTAGATTTTAAAAGCTCTATATAGCATATTCTAAGTTATAGTCTAAAAATTATATTCCAAAATCTGTACACTCAAAGCTCTACATTGCCAAATCTGTAGATTTTAGAAGTTCTGTATTCTAAAAGCTGTTGTTCTAGAAGCTCTTTATTGTACAAGCTGTAGATTCTAGAAGTGCTATATTGCGCAAGCTGTAGATTCTAGAAGTGCTATATTGCACAAGCTGTAGATTCTAGAAGTGCTATATTGCACAAGCTGTAGATTCTAGAAGTTCTATATTGCAAAAGCTGTAGTTTATAGAAGCTCTATATTGCAAAAGCTGCAGATACTAAAAGTTTATTCCAAAATCTGTACACTCTTGAAGCTCTATATTGTAAAAGCTGTAGATTTTTAAAAGTTCTGCATTCTAAAAGCTCTATATTCTTAAAGCTGTAGATTCTAGAAGCTCTATTTTTAAAATCGAGCTGCCCGTTGCAGTCTTACCCAGTACGGTTAGCGTGACGTTGGCTGAAATCATCCCGGCTGTGTTCTTGGCCGTGCAGCTGTACACGCCCATGTCCTCGGGCTTCACGTCCATGATGAAGAAGACATCATCATCGGGCATCACCTGCATGCGCCGCTCACGGGCAGCTGGGAAGTCCGTTCCACCGTCCTTCTGCCACGCCACCTGAGGGGTAGGGTGACCCGTAGCCGCGCACTCCAGGCGAGCCTTGGTGCCAGCCCGGATGGTGATGTCCCGGGGTGTCTTCACGAAGGACGGCAGGACTAAAGAACGACGGAAATGCAGAGAATTAGACACGGTCCACTTTATTCCCCCTGAAACTAACAGCATAAAAACACCAAACTAGACTGATCAGAAGCCGAACAGAGCAGCTATTCACAGCTGTGGCTAACTTAATTTAGTCTGGGAAACGGGTCAGCAGCCATGAAACCGCCAGAgataaataatgtgaaaaaagtgtttgaagGCCATCAATTTGCATTTGCTGGACAAACAGACAGAGCACTAACAGTGGGTCAGTGTGGGCACTGCCAAATCAAAACACTGCTAAATCAATTTGTTCCAAATTCCGTAAGTGTGAGGAGAGACtggtcaggagagagagagagaggggtaatgGACACTAATCACATTTCTGCTGTGAAGCTGAGCAGGGCtgccttttctcttttctcctcgATCTAGCATATTATGTCCGGGACAATACAGAACTTTGCATATGGACAAATAGGTCCCATAATTGCTTACTTTTTCAAAGGGAACTTATTTTGAATCTTTTACATGTTAAAAgtactgttattattaattatttaattttatgcattttaaaaaaatagttttagcttcagtttagttttccttttttatcttttcacCCCTTTTCTCAGATTTGTATTCGTAGAcctatttaaatgaaataaataaaataaataaaaagaaaaattaagaaggatatgtaaacattttatcaatatatattaattatgcgtaattttctcctttttttcgcgtttttttaatctaacatttattaaaaatggtttttattcttttttaagcccctgtttattgtaatatttaactGCTTGGCTGCATTAAAAATGCAGGGTCATTTGTACTATTTTGTACTAAAACTAATAGaaatggtaattaaaagaaagaaaaaaaaaaacggttcctTACTGGAACTGTATTAGGTGTTTAATAAATCTAACCACAAAtaatactagaattaataaaaacttactaaaactaagcactaatataaaaaattaacctaataaaaactagcaaacagacactaaaaacaaattaaaactaactgattTGGAGGGAAAAACGTGAAAAGAAACTAAAATTAAACTACTaaaattcaaaactattataactttaataaaaatgGGTCAGTTttctagacagggattaagcctagccaaagactatattttcctttcaattaaAAATCTCTATTCAGAATGCTGAGAAGTccaagattaggcttaatccctttcTGCCccttatatgtccaaatgttggtggagaaatgcttcaaaatccaGTAGAAAGATTTACCTGGACAGttgaaacagttactccaacaaaagcatcagatttatgtatttatttgtggaaCAGAAACCTACCGCTCACACTGAGACGGGCCTTGTTGGAGTAGGTGGAGCCGAAGTGGTTGGAGATGACGCACTGGTAACGTCCCTCGTGGTCGAAGGTGATGTCCCGGAGGTGGAGGACAGTAGTGTACTCCATCACTCCTCCGCCACTGGAGCGCACGTGGGCGAAGTTCTCCACCTCCGCCTGCCGCAGGGGCTCCTGGTCCTTCCTCCAGGTGAAGGTCATgggggagctgctgctgctggccgcTGTGCAGGTCAGCCGGACGTCCTTCCCCACCACGCCCGCCGTCTGCACCGGGTGCACCGTGATCTGGGGCTTGGGCAGGTCGTCTACAGGAAATACAATTTTCTctcattaaaatataatataatatattattgaaaaaaaaaagtttaatttaaaatgttccacAGCTGTAATCCACCTCCTGCTCTGGAAGCTACAGGCTAAAACAACACGTCAAGgtgccaaaacattatgaccacccagAGATGAGCAAGCATTGTTGATTATCTTGTAAAAAAGGATTCATGCCATACACAACTCAATATTCTAAACCTGTATCATAAACAGATCTATATTCTAAAAGCTCTTTATTCTAAAAGCTCTATTTTCTAAACCTGTATCATAAAAAGCAATATATTCTAAAAGCTCTATATTCTAAACCCGCATCATAAAAAGCTCTATATTCTAAACCTGTATCATAAAAAAGCTCTATATTCTAAAACTCTATATTCTAGGcatgtataataaaaaaactctATATTGTAAAAGCTCTATATTCTAAACACGCATCATAAAAAACTCTATATTCTAAGCATGCATCATAAAAAAACTCTATATTCTTAAAAGCTCTGTATTCTAAAAGCTCTACATTCtaaatatgtataataaaaaagctCTATATTCTGAAAGCTCTATATTTAAACATGTATAATAAAAAGCTCTTCATTCTAAAAGCTCTATATTCTACAAGCTCTATATTCTAGAAGCTCTATATTCTAAACTAGTATAATAAAAAGCTCTATATTCTAAATCTGAATCATAAAAAGCTTTATATTCTAAACCTGCATCATAAAAAGCTCTATATTCTAAAAGCTCTATATTCTTAACCTTTACCATAAAAAAGCTCTATATTCTAAAGGCTCTTTATTCTAAACCTGTACCATAAAAAAGCTCTATATTCTAAACTCGTATCATAAAAAGCTCTATATTCTAAATCTGTATCTTAAAAAAAGCTCTATATTCTAAAGGCTCTAAATTCTAAATCTGTACCATAAAAAGCTCTATATTCTAAAGGCTCTATATTCTAAACCTGTACCAAAAAAAAGCTCTTTATTCTAAACTTGTATCATAAAGCTCTATATTCTAAAAGCTCtgtgaaatatatttagtttCCTAAACTCGTGAGTGTCCAGCTTACCACACACAAAGCTCTGCGCTGGAACCTGGAAGATGCTGGTGCCCTTCAGGCTCTCAGGGTGAGCGCATGTGGCCTGAACTTCCGCCTGCAGGCCACGGTTCACCACCCACTCCGGAAACCAGTGGAGCTGACAATCACACAGGAAGCTATCGCTCAGGATTTCACTAGAGAAAAGATAGAAAATAAACATAACGGTTCAATTTTGCAAGACATTTATAACCCTATTTTGTCAAAgtcttaaaaaatataatttttatagtTTGAGTGTGAGAAAGAAACTGAAACATGTATATTGGAATTGATGTTAGAAATCATCAGCTGATATGGTTCCCAGTGTTAATTGGTGGCTATGCTCTTTTATCCATTATTAAAAACAGTATTACTATAGCTGTAATGAGACTTACAGGCTGCGCAGGTTCTTCATCTTGCTGAAGGCCTCTGGTAGAATAGAGCGAATGGAGTTTTCTCCCAGGTTCCTGTTCAGAGATCAAAAAAGACCCTTCAGATTGGATGAGGAGGACATGGTAAGGTTCCCAAACCACAGAACCCTAACCTAcctgatatacacacacacaaattctctctctctcgccttctCTAATACACACAAGTTATTTCCACACTATATTAACAGAGACTTTGCGTAATTAAGTCTAAACAACAATTTATATTCTAACATGCATTTCCATGGCTCTATATTATagctagggctgtgccatatcatattgtatgcaaaagttaattttcattttgttgcagtagtattttcttaaaatatatatatttttaacagcttCAAATTCTTCTACCTGTATTCTTAAGGGTTAACATTCTAAAACTGTATATTCTAAAGCCTGAATTACAAAAACCTCCACATTACCTTAGCTCTTTACATTCTGAAAGCTTTATTTTCTAAAAGCTCCATTTTATAGAAGCTCTATATTGTAGAAACTCTATTTTATAAGCTTTATATTCTAACATATCTATTTTCTTATACTCATTCCAAAACTTATCCTAAAAACGCTACATTCTAAAAGCTCTACATTCTAAAAAATCTGTTCTAAAAATGATCTATTTAAAAATCTCTATAGTCTTTTCTCTATAGTCTTTTCTCTGAAGCTGCTCTTCCAACACACCCAGTGCTCAGTACAGCGTGTCTATAAATTCCATTTCTTTGACTAAACGGCCCACATGCTCAGTAACTGCTGGTCCTGCAGTGGAACAGGCTGGAGTTGAGTCTGGCTGGAGCAGGCCTCGGAGCAGCTGGCTGAGCAAGCGGCCTCACTCTTCTAGTTTTACAAAGACGCTATTAAATTGCTAGCAGCCCTCTGAAGCATCTGCTTTTGGCAGAAATGCGAGGGACTGCACTGCATTGTGGGATACTCACAGGTGCTCCAGGCCTTCCAGGCCCAAGAAGGCTCTCTTGGCCACCGACTTGATCCTGTTTCCAAACAGCGTTCTGCCATTTTCCAAACACGGGGACGACAACGCCGTACAGAGAACATGGAGAAggacagaataaaaaaagaagaagaaagaagaagaaagttagataaataacaaatacattaaatttaatcaaataatgcaatacaatttaataagtaatataatgaaagaatataatcaataaaatacagcatgtggaaaatatggaaaagtgtaaaattacaaaaaataagttatatataatttgttatatatatatatatatatatatatatacattctaaaagctctgtattctAGAAATTCTATATATAACTCTCTATACCGCGCTTGAATACTAAAAACGTTGTATACTAAACATTTTTACTGCTCTATATTACAACTTTTCGTCGCATTCTAAAATCTCTGTATTCTGAAAGCGCCATACTCTAAAAGCGCCATACTCTAAAAGCCCCATATTTTAAAAGCCCCATATTTTAAAAGCCCCATATTTTAAAAGCGCCATATTCTGAAAGCGCCATATTTTAAAAGCGCCATATTCTGAAAGCTCCATATTCTGAAAGCACCATATTCTAAAAGCCCCATATTTTAAAAGCGCCATATTCTGAAAGCGCCATATTTTAAAAGCGCCATATTCTGAAAGCTCCATATTCTGAAAGCACCATATTCTAAAAGCTCTATATTCTGAAAGCTCCATATTCTAAAAGCGCCATATTTTAAAAGTGCTATATTCTAAAAGTGCCATATTCTAAAAGCTCCATATTCTAAAAGCGCCATATTCTAAA encodes the following:
- the lrig1 gene encoding leucine-rich repeats and immunoglobulin-like domains protein 1 gives rise to the protein MAASLGQTGPLFRCVLGLFLCLELLISGGLSSEETCASNCTCAGSKTDCSGLKLTHIPADLPEHTETLNLSHNKLTAVDTDILSNLPNLREVRLDHNELTSIPLFGNASAAIVTLYLNYNKISSVQGGRLESLKNLKVLDLSNNEIIDLREHCFPPGLRIRELILSSNKIVHLESGAFRNLASSLQILRLSRNRLTQLPVKGLELPKLTQLELSRNRLRLIEGLTFQGLSSLEVLKLQRNNISKLTDGAFWGLARMRTLHLDYNSLKEVNSGSLYGLESLLYLHLSNNSISSFNPEGWGFCERLRELHLVHNNLSKLTEGSFAKLVNLQTLRLSHNTISHIAEGAFRGLSSLRLLELDHNDISGTIEDTNGAFAGLDSLRKLTLFGNRIKSVAKRAFLGLEGLEHLNLGENSIRSILPEAFSKMKNLRSLEILSDSFLCDCQLHWFPEWVVNRGLQAEVQATCAHPESLKGTSIFQVPAQSFVCDDLPKPQITVHPVQTAGVVGKDVRLTCTAASSSSSPMTFTWRKDQEPLRQAEVENFAHVRSSGGGVMEYTTVLHLRDITFDHEGRYQCVISNHFGSTYSNKARLSVSVLPSFVKTPRDITIRAGTKARLECAATGHPTPQVAWQKDGGTDFPAARERRMQVMPDDDVFFIMDVKPEDMGVYSCTAKNTAGMISANVTLTVLETPHLAQGMENRSVVVGETVALQCKALGNPPPRITWLRGEKPLRPSDRHHFTPGNQLLVIGSAALEDAGRYTCVMSNPLGTERAHCSLSVYQRPSGPCTLQSGPSTVTVGIIVIAVVTSIVVTSLVWVCIIYQTRRKSEECSVNTDETIVPPDVPSYLSSQGTLSERQDICIRVESSGGSQPSGYRDSNGGFDVPVLCTDCMENSSTYSKPSDYLPHGIAPPSGSEYQQSPPPSTFTSHRTGDTHCNGTPNGVRRDPQPIFPSNHDRSLQKKQSDRRGSSVKKAGTASSPSADESYHHPTKPAPLPPTHTDTECGSELTKTLLPNGHAHTARPAQSESAPLRRASD